One part of the Deltaproteobacteria bacterium genome encodes these proteins:
- a CDS encoding FAD-dependent oxidoreductase, which produces MPYELLQQPIRINACTIPNRIVRTAHATGFCRGEISPRVIAYHEARARGGVGLSFLEIAAVHPSSPSGIIAFHDGVIAGYRKVADAVHAHGMRVFQQLWHGGSNGNPLDGGASWGPSSVPEALAGNTPIPMTHAMINEVVAGFAAAARRCQQGGIDGVEIHGAHGYLPCQFLSPLTNRRTDGYGGSLENRTRFLREALAAIRAAVGPEYPVGVRLSGSEGIAGGIQPDEARQTAEILEAAGLVDFVNVSLGSYYAFHKFIGAMHEPLGYELPTSEPVTKAVRVPTIVTGRVMDLHDAEQIVRAGQADLVSMVRATIADPEIVAKSFRGEAARVRPCISCNQGCVGGLLGAAGSVGCLVNPDAGREENAALAPARSPRRVLVVGGGVAGMEAALTAARRGHRVTLCEAGTQLGGVAQLARRAPHREDMVVIARWLAQELALHGVEVRLATPVHAHEIAPSDYGAVIVATGGEPRRDGRSRHLPTLSIPGVDLAHVCVPEDVLAGRRGEGAKRAVVYDDYGHVSAASIAEHLLAQGAHVTFVTGQWSLASELGPSLQSEPYNARLRSHADFALHTRTIVSAISREGVVLRDLDSAAECEVAADLVVFETGSAPRRSLYDALVARGIEVHLAGDALAARDMQHAFASGRRAGAAV; this is translated from the coding sequence ATGCCCTACGAGCTCTTGCAGCAGCCGATCCGCATCAACGCCTGCACGATCCCGAACCGGATCGTGCGCACCGCGCACGCCACCGGCTTCTGCCGCGGCGAGATCTCGCCGCGCGTGATCGCCTACCACGAGGCTCGCGCACGCGGCGGCGTCGGCCTCAGCTTCCTCGAGATCGCCGCGGTTCACCCGAGCTCGCCGAGCGGCATCATCGCCTTCCACGACGGCGTGATCGCCGGCTACCGCAAAGTCGCGGACGCGGTTCACGCCCACGGCATGCGCGTGTTCCAGCAGCTCTGGCACGGCGGCTCGAACGGGAATCCGCTCGATGGCGGCGCGTCGTGGGGGCCGTCGTCAGTTCCCGAAGCGCTCGCGGGGAACACGCCGATCCCGATGACCCACGCGATGATCAACGAAGTCGTCGCGGGCTTCGCCGCGGCGGCGCGGCGCTGTCAGCAGGGCGGCATCGACGGCGTCGAGATTCACGGCGCGCACGGCTACCTGCCCTGCCAATTCCTCTCGCCGCTCACGAATCGCCGCACGGACGGCTACGGCGGCTCGCTCGAAAACCGCACGCGCTTTCTGCGCGAGGCGCTCGCCGCGATCCGCGCCGCGGTCGGCCCCGAGTATCCGGTGGGCGTGCGGTTGTCAGGAAGCGAAGGCATCGCCGGTGGGATTCAGCCCGACGAGGCACGCCAGACTGCGGAGATCCTCGAGGCCGCGGGGCTCGTCGACTTCGTGAACGTCTCGCTCGGAAGTTATTACGCCTTCCACAAGTTCATCGGCGCGATGCACGAGCCGCTCGGCTACGAGCTGCCCACGAGCGAGCCCGTCACGAAAGCGGTGCGCGTGCCCACGATCGTGACCGGGCGCGTGATGGACCTGCACGATGCGGAGCAGATCGTGCGCGCCGGCCAGGCCGATCTCGTCTCGATGGTGCGCGCCACGATCGCGGATCCGGAGATCGTCGCGAAGAGCTTCCGCGGCGAGGCGGCGCGCGTGCGGCCGTGCATCAGCTGCAACCAGGGCTGCGTGGGCGGCTTGTTGGGCGCCGCGGGCAGCGTGGGCTGCCTCGTGAACCCCGATGCCGGCCGCGAGGAGAACGCCGCACTCGCGCCCGCGCGGTCTCCGCGGCGCGTTCTCGTCGTCGGCGGCGGCGTGGCCGGCATGGAGGCCGCGCTCACCGCTGCGAGGCGTGGCCACCGCGTGACGCTGTGCGAGGCGGGCACGCAGCTGGGCGGCGTCGCGCAGCTCGCGCGCCGGGCGCCGCATCGCGAGGACATGGTCGTGATCGCGCGCTGGCTCGCGCAGGAGCTCGCGCTGCACGGCGTCGAGGTTCGCCTCGCGACGCCCGTGCACGCGCACGAGATCGCCCCGAGTGATTATGGAGCCGTGATCGTCGCGACCGGCGGCGAGCCGCGGCGCGACGGCCGTTCGCGCCATCTTCCCACCCTCTCGATTCCAGGCGTCGACCTCGCGCACGTCTGCGTGCCCGAAGACGTACTCGCCGGGCGCCGCGGCGAAGGCGCAAAGCGCGCGGTCGTGTACGACGACTACGGCCACGTCTCGGCCGCGTCGATCGCCGAGCACCTCCTCGCTCAGGGGGCGCACGTCACGTTCGTCACCGGGCAATGGTCGCTCGCTTCGGAGCTCGGGCCCTCGCTTCAGTCCGAGCCGTACAACGCGCGGCTGCGCTCGCACGCGGACTTCGCGCTGCACACGCGCACGATCGTGAGTGCGATCTCGCGGGAGGGCGTCGTGCTGCGCGATCTCGACAGCGCGGCCGAGTGCGAAGTCGCTGCGGACCTCGTCGTGTTCGAGACCGGCTCCGCGCCGCGCCGCTCCCTCTACGACGCGCTGGTTGCGCGCGGCATCGAGGTGCACCTCGCTGGGGACGCGCTCGCTGCGCGCGACATGCAGCACGCATTCGCGTCGGGGCGCCGCGCCGGCGCCGCGGTGTGA
- a CDS encoding fasciclin domain-containing protein codes for MARSIALVVASALALASCAKEEPAAPEPAASSAAPVSNIPPLDATNIVSIASGSPDHTTLVAALQAADYVTSVAASGPLTVFAPTNAAFEALPAGALDDLLKPENADALRNVLKYHVTTSSLGAASLQNGQVLGMANGGKTTIARDGDALSINGAKVVASIPASNGMVHVIDAVLLPPSK; via the coding sequence ATGGCCCGCTCGATCGCCCTCGTTGTGGCTTCCGCCCTCGCCCTCGCCTCGTGCGCGAAGGAGGAGCCCGCCGCGCCCGAGCCTGCCGCGAGCTCGGCAGCACCGGTCTCGAACATCCCGCCGCTGGACGCGACGAACATCGTCAGCATCGCGTCGGGTTCGCCCGACCACACGACACTCGTGGCCGCGCTGCAGGCAGCGGACTACGTCACGTCCGTCGCGGCGTCCGGCCCGCTCACGGTGTTCGCGCCCACCAACGCCGCATTCGAGGCACTGCCGGCCGGCGCGCTCGACGACTTGCTGAAGCCCGAGAACGCCGACGCGCTGCGCAACGTGCTGAAGTACCACGTCACCACGTCCTCGCTGGGCGCCGCGAGTCTGCAGAACGGCCAGGTGTTAGGCATGGCGAACGGCGGCAAGACCACGATCGCGCGCGACGGCGACGCGCTCTCGATCAACGGCGCGAAAGTGGTCGCCTCGATCCCGGCGTCGAACGGCATGGTGCACGTGATCGACGCGGTCCTCCTGCCGCCCTCGAAGTGA
- a CDS encoding methylcrotonoyl-CoA carboxylase — MPLIQTQIDPRSEDFRANDAAMRALVADLRAQVERVAAGGPADAVAKHAKAGKLSARERLDLLLDAGAPFLELSQLAAHGMYGGDAPGASIITGVGRIAGRACVVVVNDPTVKGGTYFPMTVKKHLRAQEIARENRLPCVYLVESGGAFLPAQDEVFPDREHFGRIFFNQATLSAAGVAQIAVVHGSSTAGGAYVPAMADENVIVKGQGRVFLGGPPLVKAATGEEIDAESLGGADVHCRESGVTDHYAENDAHALGIARQIVARLRAAPDCAPPRAPRDPHYDARELYGVVPASLRKPFDIREVIARIVDESILDEFKALYGSTLITGWAHVCGYPVGILANNGILFSESAKKGAHFIELCAREGTPLVFLQNITGFMVGRRAEEGGIASDGAKMVMAVACANVPKFTITLGGSYGAGNYAMCGRAYSPRFLFQWPNARTSVMGGEQAASVLATIRRDALAAQGKAWSTEDEEKFKAPLRDQYETQGHPYYASARLWDDGVIDPLETRRVLGLALATARNAPAQETRFGVFRM, encoded by the coding sequence ATGCCGCTGATCCAGACGCAGATCGACCCGCGCAGCGAGGACTTCCGCGCCAACGATGCAGCGATGCGCGCGCTCGTGGCGGATCTGCGCGCACAGGTGGAGCGCGTCGCGGCGGGCGGGCCGGCAGACGCAGTCGCGAAGCACGCGAAGGCGGGCAAGCTGAGCGCGCGCGAGCGGCTCGACTTGTTACTCGATGCGGGCGCGCCGTTCCTCGAGCTCTCGCAGCTCGCGGCGCACGGCATGTACGGGGGAGATGCGCCGGGGGCCTCGATCATCACGGGCGTCGGCCGCATCGCGGGCCGCGCGTGCGTGGTCGTGGTGAACGATCCCACCGTGAAGGGCGGCACGTACTTCCCGATGACGGTGAAGAAGCACCTGCGCGCACAGGAGATCGCGCGCGAGAACCGGCTGCCGTGCGTCTACCTCGTCGAGAGCGGCGGAGCGTTTCTGCCAGCGCAGGACGAGGTGTTTCCCGATCGCGAGCACTTCGGCCGCATCTTCTTCAACCAGGCCACGCTCTCGGCGGCGGGCGTCGCGCAGATCGCCGTCGTGCACGGCTCCTCCACGGCGGGCGGCGCCTACGTGCCCGCGATGGCCGACGAGAACGTGATCGTGAAAGGCCAGGGCCGCGTCTTTCTCGGAGGCCCGCCGCTCGTGAAGGCGGCGACCGGCGAAGAGATCGACGCGGAGTCGCTCGGCGGCGCCGACGTGCACTGCCGCGAGTCGGGCGTCACCGACCACTACGCCGAGAACGATGCGCACGCGCTCGGCATCGCGCGGCAGATCGTGGCGCGCCTGCGCGCGGCGCCGGACTGCGCACCGCCGCGCGCGCCGCGCGATCCGCACTACGACGCGCGGGAGCTGTACGGCGTCGTGCCCGCGAGCCTGCGGAAACCCTTCGACATTCGCGAAGTGATCGCGCGCATCGTCGACGAATCGATCCTCGACGAGTTCAAGGCGCTCTACGGCTCGACCCTCATCACCGGCTGGGCGCACGTCTGCGGCTACCCCGTCGGCATTCTCGCCAACAACGGGATCCTGTTCAGCGAGAGCGCCAAGAAGGGCGCGCACTTCATCGAGCTGTGCGCGCGCGAGGGCACGCCGCTCGTGTTCCTGCAGAACATCACCGGCTTCATGGTGGGCCGCCGCGCGGAAGAGGGCGGCATCGCGAGCGACGGCGCGAAGATGGTGATGGCCGTGGCCTGCGCGAACGTGCCGAAGTTCACGATCACGCTCGGCGGCAGCTACGGCGCCGGCAACTACGCGATGTGCGGCCGCGCCTACTCGCCGCGCTTCCTGTTCCAGTGGCCGAACGCGCGCACCTCCGTCATGGGCGGCGAGCAGGCCGCGAGCGTGCTCGCGACGATCCGCCGCGACGCGCTGGCCGCGCAAGGAAAAGCCTGGAGCACCGAGGACGAGGAGAAGTTCAAAGCGCCGCTGCGCGATCAGTACGAGACGCAGGGCCATCCGTACTACGCGAGCGCACGTTTGTGGGACGATGGCGTGATCGATCCGCTGGAGACGAGGCGGGTCCTAGGGCTGGCGCTGGCGACCGCGCGCAATGCGCCTGCGCAGGAAACTCGCTTCGGCGTGTTTCGGATGTGA
- a CDS encoding TonB-dependent receptor encodes MRFSPARLGCAALVAGALAPAGAVAAGVEEIVVTASRVEQNLSEVPLAVSVVSLDQIQRRQMLSLDESLLRVPGLYFSNRYNFSRDLRIAIRGFGARANFGVRGIEVSVDGIPSTAADGQTALDDLDLASVSRVEVIRGPASALYGASAGGVINIFTEDGAETPFAEARVSFGNYGFERHTLKAGGQAGKLNYFVNGSYLNYQGYRGHSRVEHGTWGAKLRYEFSDGSIGQLIVRGADSPTADDSGGLTLAEVQRDRRQARLRNVQLDAGEAVKEQKLGLTWQKDWDVHALRLRSFANWRDFDAKLPLTPALGTGVVHFDRVFAGGGAQYSNSTPLFGLESRVTIGIDVEAMTDDRQRWPNVNGSPGALAFDQEEIARNVGIYLQHELALGERLRVQSGLRYDRIRYEVDDHFGANGDQSEKLKFDEVSPFVAASFDALDSLTLFANYSTSFETPTFTEFANPADNGTAGGFANVAAQTGQGIELGARGVLADRVRYELTYYRIEVEDEVTTITNVGGRAFFNNADTDRQGVELGVAAELLAGLTLSGTYTYSDLEFEKFPNVPLAEGNRLPGVPKHAAYLELAYEHESGFFAKWDWSRVGALYANNLSTTRVKAYDLSSLVFGWDIALSEWTLTPSLGVSNLFDERYFQEIRIEDATSRYYEPAPDRNYFGGLRVRFEFGAR; translated from the coding sequence TTGCGCTTCTCACCCGCTCGTCTTGGATGCGCCGCACTCGTTGCGGGCGCGCTCGCTCCCGCCGGCGCGGTCGCCGCGGGGGTCGAGGAGATCGTGGTCACGGCCTCGCGTGTCGAGCAGAACCTCTCCGAGGTGCCGCTCGCGGTCTCGGTCGTGTCGCTCGATCAGATTCAGCGCCGCCAGATGCTCTCGCTCGACGAGTCGCTGCTGCGCGTGCCAGGCCTCTACTTCTCGAACCGGTACAACTTCTCGCGCGACCTGCGCATCGCGATCCGCGGCTTCGGCGCGCGCGCGAATTTCGGCGTGCGCGGAATCGAGGTGAGCGTCGATGGGATCCCGTCGACTGCGGCGGATGGTCAGACCGCGCTCGACGATCTCGACCTCGCGAGCGTCTCCCGGGTCGAGGTGATTCGCGGTCCGGCGTCCGCGCTCTACGGCGCCTCGGCCGGCGGCGTGATCAACATCTTCACGGAGGACGGCGCGGAGACTCCGTTCGCCGAGGCCCGCGTGAGCTTCGGCAACTACGGCTTCGAGCGGCACACGCTGAAGGCGGGCGGGCAGGCGGGCAAGCTCAACTACTTCGTGAACGGGTCGTACCTCAACTATCAGGGCTATCGCGGCCACTCGCGGGTCGAGCACGGCACCTGGGGCGCCAAGCTCCGCTACGAGTTCTCGGATGGCTCGATCGGCCAGCTGATCGTGCGCGGAGCGGACTCACCCACGGCCGACGACTCGGGTGGGCTCACGTTGGCGGAAGTCCAGAGAGACCGGCGCCAAGCGCGTTTGCGCAACGTGCAGCTCGACGCGGGCGAGGCGGTGAAGGAGCAGAAGCTCGGCCTGACGTGGCAGAAGGACTGGGACGTGCACGCGCTGCGCCTGCGCAGCTTCGCGAACTGGCGCGACTTCGACGCGAAGCTTCCGCTCACCCCTGCGCTCGGCACCGGTGTCGTGCACTTCGATCGCGTGTTCGCGGGCGGCGGCGCGCAGTACAGCAACTCGACGCCGCTGTTCGGACTCGAGAGTCGCGTGACGATCGGCATCGACGTGGAGGCGATGACCGACGATCGCCAGCGTTGGCCCAACGTGAATGGATCGCCCGGCGCGCTCGCCTTCGACCAGGAGGAGATCGCGCGCAACGTCGGCATCTACCTGCAGCACGAGCTCGCGCTCGGCGAGCGCCTGCGCGTCCAGAGCGGCTTGCGCTACGACCGCATTCGCTACGAAGTCGACGACCACTTCGGCGCGAACGGCGATCAGTCGGAGAAGCTGAAGTTCGACGAGGTGAGCCCGTTCGTGGCGGCGAGCTTCGACGCGCTCGATTCGCTCACGCTGTTTGCGAACTACTCCACGTCGTTCGAGACGCCGACCTTCACCGAGTTCGCGAATCCCGCCGACAACGGCACTGCGGGCGGCTTCGCGAACGTCGCAGCGCAGACCGGGCAGGGCATCGAGCTGGGTGCGCGGGGCGTTCTCGCGGACCGCGTGCGGTACGAGCTCACCTACTACCGAATCGAGGTGGAAGACGAGGTCACCACCATCACGAACGTCGGGGGCCGAGCGTTCTTCAACAACGCGGACACGGATCGCCAGGGTGTCGAGCTCGGAGTTGCGGCGGAGCTGCTCGCGGGGCTCACGCTCTCGGGGACGTACACGTACAGCGATCTCGAGTTCGAGAAGTTCCCGAACGTGCCGCTCGCCGAGGGCAACCGACTCCCGGGCGTGCCGAAGCACGCGGCCTATCTCGAGCTCGCTTACGAGCACGAGTCGGGCTTCTTCGCGAAGTGGGACTGGAGCCGCGTCGGTGCGCTCTACGCCAACAACCTGAGCACGACGCGCGTGAAGGCGTACGACCTGTCGAGCCTCGTGTTCGGCTGGGACATCGCACTGAGCGAGTGGACGCTCACGCCGAGCTTAGGCGTGAGCAACCTCTTCGACGAGCGGTACTTCCAGGAGATCCGCATCGAGGACGCGACCTCGCGCTACTACGAGCCCGCGCCCGACCGCAACTACTTCGGCGGCCTGCGCGTGCGCTTCGAGTTCGGCGCGCGCTGA
- a CDS encoding thiolase family protein, producing MTDVAIVGVGIHPFGRHEGVSGMEQGAHAVRSACKDAGIEWKDVQFAFGGSAAAGAADTMVSQLGLTGLQFINVANGCATGGSALFSAYNTIRSGAFDLGIAIGFDKHERGAFRVESGGKGVDWYGGSGLALTTQFFGMKINRYMEQYGVSQNALAKVAAKAFRNGALNENAWRRKPLSEEEILASPMLSYPLTQFMFCNPGEGGVALLLARGDQAHKHTKKPVFLKAAVVRSRRFGSFEVLAPSLALDWSAGPTVDASKAAFEIAGIGPKDVNVAQLQDTETGAEIMHMAENGFCEHGEQEHMLAKGETEIGGRLPVNTDGGCLANGEPIGASGLRQVYDIVVQLRGDAGKRQVPNNPRVGYTHVYGAPGISGVNILTR from the coding sequence ATGACGGACGTCGCAATCGTCGGAGTCGGCATTCACCCCTTCGGCCGGCACGAGGGCGTGTCGGGCATGGAGCAGGGCGCGCACGCGGTGCGCAGCGCCTGCAAGGACGCGGGCATCGAGTGGAAGGACGTGCAGTTCGCGTTCGGCGGCAGCGCCGCGGCGGGCGCAGCGGACACGATGGTTTCGCAGCTCGGGCTCACGGGCCTGCAGTTCATCAACGTCGCGAACGGCTGCGCGACGGGCGGCTCGGCGCTGTTCAGCGCGTACAACACGATCCGCTCGGGCGCCTTCGATCTCGGCATCGCGATCGGCTTCGACAAGCACGAGCGCGGTGCGTTCCGGGTCGAGAGCGGCGGCAAGGGCGTCGATTGGTACGGCGGCAGCGGCCTGGCCCTGACGACCCAGTTCTTCGGCATGAAGATCAACCGCTACATGGAGCAGTACGGCGTCTCGCAGAACGCCCTCGCGAAAGTGGCCGCGAAGGCGTTCCGCAACGGCGCGCTGAACGAGAACGCGTGGCGCAGGAAGCCCCTCAGCGAGGAGGAGATTCTGGCCTCGCCGATGCTCTCGTACCCGCTCACGCAGTTCATGTTCTGCAACCCCGGCGAAGGCGGCGTGGCGCTGCTGCTCGCGCGCGGCGATCAGGCGCACAAGCACACGAAGAAGCCCGTGTTCCTGAAGGCCGCGGTCGTGCGCTCGCGCCGCTTCGGCAGCTTCGAGGTGCTCGCGCCTTCGCTCGCGCTCGACTGGAGCGCGGGGCCGACGGTGGACGCCTCGAAGGCCGCGTTCGAGATCGCCGGCATCGGACCCAAGGACGTGAACGTGGCGCAGCTGCAGGACACCGAGACCGGCGCCGAGATCATGCACATGGCGGAGAACGGCTTCTGCGAGCACGGCGAGCAGGAGCACATGCTGGCGAAGGGCGAGACCGAGATCGGCGGGCGCTTGCCCGTGAACACCGATGGCGGCTGCCTCGCGAACGGCGAGCCGATCGGCGCCTCGGGCCTGCGCCAGGTCTACGACATCGTGGTGCAGCTGCGCGGCGACGCTGGCAAGCGCCAGGTACCTAACAATCCGCGCGTGGGATACACGCACGTCTACGGAGCGCCCGGCATCAGCGGGGTGAACATCCTCACGCGCTGA
- a CDS encoding OB-fold domain-containing protein, whose protein sequence is MAQVSIRDDILSLTPEGPRLIGSRCKSCDNHVFPFTKGCARCTGTDMERVVLGTRGKLWAWTIQGFPPKAPPYLGEDDPTKFRPYGVGYVELPGQVKVEARLTEADPRKLQTGLPMELVTVPLRKDKDGNEIVTYAFAPVS, encoded by the coding sequence ATGGCGCAAGTCTCGATCCGCGACGACATCCTCTCGCTCACGCCCGAGGGCCCGCGGCTGATCGGCAGTCGCTGCAAGTCGTGCGACAACCACGTGTTCCCGTTCACGAAGGGTTGCGCGCGCTGCACTGGCACCGACATGGAGCGCGTCGTGCTGGGCACGCGCGGGAAGCTGTGGGCGTGGACGATTCAGGGCTTTCCACCCAAGGCGCCTCCGTATCTGGGAGAGGACGACCCGACGAAGTTCAGGCCCTACGGCGTGGGCTACGTCGAGCTGCCGGGCCAAGTGAAGGTCGAAGCGCGGCTCACGGAAGCGGATCCGCGGAAGCTGCAAACGGGGCTCCCGATGGAGCTCGTCACGGTGCCGCTCCGCAAGGACAAGGACGGCAACGAGATCGTCACTTACGCCTTCGCGCCAGTTTCTTAG
- a CDS encoding aromatic ring-hydroxylating dioxygenase subunit alpha: MTPDEIRTLRELMEYEAARKAPPEGFPVLPDLPAGRYTDPRFFALEQEHIWRKSWLFAAHVDELPEPGCFRLWENAGQPVLLVHGEDGEIRAFYNTCSHRGAPIVTEQSGKRPGKHPRLVCRYHAWTYSTKGELLAVKNPEDFRGLDLSCRGLKPVRCERFGNLVWVNFDECAPTLREWLGPIADEWSEFQFDQCRLAARHAWVLDCNWKIAMEANTEVYHVSSIHPTTVAPILDDRRNVNTLYPGGHGRMIAPRPQGEEKSYFQRSTRIPYREIETVGEIARTCTHSYNVFPNWVSPLSQYVLPPLLFWPIGMNKCLFETFTFAPEWGDLPKPDQWTENGGERLAQVLREDTEFGVWIQKSVESNGFRGVPLSYQEARIYHWNQAVDQLIGVENIPPELRVAQVIGPEWMWPNDPRVAEMRRG, translated from the coding sequence ATGACGCCCGACGAGATCCGCACGCTGCGCGAGCTGATGGAGTACGAGGCGGCGCGCAAGGCGCCGCCCGAGGGATTCCCCGTGCTGCCGGACCTGCCGGCGGGGCGGTACACGGATCCGCGCTTCTTCGCGCTCGAGCAGGAGCACATCTGGCGCAAGTCGTGGCTGTTTGCGGCCCACGTCGACGAGCTGCCGGAGCCCGGTTGCTTCCGCCTCTGGGAGAACGCGGGGCAGCCGGTGCTGCTCGTGCACGGGGAAGACGGAGAGATTCGCGCCTTCTACAACACGTGCTCTCACCGCGGCGCGCCGATCGTCACCGAGCAAAGCGGCAAGCGGCCCGGCAAGCACCCGCGCCTCGTCTGCCGCTACCACGCCTGGACGTACAGCACGAAGGGCGAGCTGCTCGCGGTGAAGAACCCTGAGGATTTCCGCGGGCTCGATCTGTCGTGCCGCGGCCTGAAGCCGGTTCGCTGCGAGCGATTCGGGAATCTCGTATGGGTGAACTTCGACGAGTGCGCTCCGACGCTGCGCGAGTGGCTCGGTCCCATCGCCGACGAGTGGAGCGAGTTCCAGTTCGACCAGTGCCGCCTCGCCGCGCGCCATGCATGGGTGCTCGACTGCAACTGGAAGATCGCGATGGAGGCGAACACCGAGGTCTACCACGTCAGCAGCATCCACCCGACCACCGTCGCGCCGATCCTCGACGACCGGCGCAACGTCAACACGCTCTACCCGGGCGGACACGGCCGCATGATCGCGCCGCGGCCGCAGGGCGAGGAGAAGTCCTACTTCCAGCGCAGCACGCGCATCCCGTATCGCGAGATCGAGACGGTCGGCGAAATCGCGCGCACGTGCACGCACTCGTACAACGTGTTCCCGAATTGGGTTTCGCCGCTGAGTCAGTACGTGCTGCCGCCGCTGCTGTTCTGGCCGATCGGCATGAACAAGTGCTTGTTCGAAACGTTCACGTTCGCGCCGGAGTGGGGCGACCTCCCGAAGCCCGATCAGTGGACGGAGAACGGCGGCGAGCGGCTTGCCCAGGTGCTGCGCGAAGACACCGAGTTCGGCGTGTGGATCCAGAAGTCGGTCGAGTCGAACGGCTTCCGCGGCGTGCCGCTGAGTTATCAGGAAGCGCGCATCTATCACTGGAACCAGGCAGTCGACCAGCTGATCGGGGTCGAGAACATTCCGCCCGAGCTGCGCGTCGCGCAGGTGATCGGGCCCGAGTGGATGTGGCCGAACGATCCGCGCGTGGCGGAGATGCGGCGCGGGTAG
- a CDS encoding PQQ-dependent sugar dehydrogenase: MPAFGGELFASPVKLVQHPSDADRWYVVEQRGRVFTLRASNPAGTRALAVDVEALFDLSTGGEEGLLGMAFSPSFAANGEVFFAYTDQRAGGGSDSVVARFASADGGLTFAPVAGNTGVLRFDSEQSNHNAGDLAFGPDGFLYVATGDGGGAGDPDPEDGQNLSTLLGKVLRIDVSTAPYAIPLDNPFAGTANRGEIWAYGLRNPWRMSFDLQTGELWLGDVGQDAREEIDRIVKGGNYGWDCREGDVSFDPDPNCMPPFVEPEVAHPRSEARSITGGYVYRGSALPSLANSYVYGDFATGRVFVYRFQANPTRVDELAAPSGLSPSSFGQGRDGEIYVLDYGGTPSIYQLAP; encoded by the coding sequence GTGCCGGCATTCGGCGGCGAGCTGTTCGCGTCGCCGGTGAAGCTCGTGCAGCACCCGAGCGACGCGGACCGCTGGTACGTCGTCGAGCAGCGCGGCCGCGTGTTCACATTGCGCGCATCGAACCCGGCCGGGACGCGCGCGCTCGCGGTCGACGTGGAGGCGCTTTTCGACCTCTCGACGGGCGGCGAAGAGGGCTTGTTAGGGATGGCGTTCAGCCCGAGCTTCGCGGCGAATGGCGAGGTGTTCTTCGCCTACACCGACCAGCGCGCGGGCGGCGGGAGCGACTCGGTCGTCGCGCGCTTCGCGAGCGCAGACGGCGGGCTCACGTTCGCGCCAGTTGCGGGCAACACAGGCGTGCTCCGCTTCGACTCGGAGCAGAGCAACCACAACGCGGGCGATCTCGCGTTCGGCCCGGACGGTTTCCTCTACGTCGCTACGGGAGACGGCGGGGGCGCGGGCGACCCCGACCCCGAGGACGGGCAGAACCTCTCCACGCTGCTCGGGAAGGTCCTGCGCATCGACGTGTCCACCGCGCCGTACGCGATCCCGCTCGACAACCCGTTCGCGGGGACCGCCAATCGGGGCGAGATCTGGGCGTACGGGCTGCGCAACCCATGGCGGATGAGCTTCGACCTGCAGACCGGCGAGCTGTGGCTCGGCGACGTCGGGCAGGACGCGCGCGAGGAGATCGATCGCATCGTGAAGGGCGGCAACTACGGGTGGGACTGCCGCGAGGGCGACGTGTCGTTCGACCCGGACCCGAACTGCATGCCGCCATTCGTAGAGCCGGAGGTCGCGCATCCGCGCAGCGAAGCGCGCTCGATCACGGGCGGATACGTCTACCGCGGCAGCGCGCTCCCGTCGCTGGCGAACAGCTACGTGTACGGAGACTTCGCGACGGGGCGCGTGTTCGTCTATCGCTTTCAGGCGAACCCGACGCGCGTCGACGAGCTCGCGGCGCCGTCGGGCCTCAGCCCCTCGAGCTTCGGCCAAGGCCGTGACGGCGAGATCTACGTGCTCGACTACGGCGGCACGCCATCGATCTATCAGCTCGCTCCATGA